A region from the Phycisphaerales bacterium genome encodes:
- a CDS encoding cytochrome b N-terminal domain-containing protein has product MSVIRRIYGWIDNRFDVTPELEKNVTKKWVPRTLSWAGCFGGLAFFTFLVQVFTGMLLLMYYKPHPESAWDSVTFIKSNVTMGWLVQRIHAVAANLMIALVLMHMARIAYYKIYRAPRELHWVSGVLLLLLTTMMAFTGYLLPWTQLSYWGAKVGTEIPSAVPFLGAGIVEWVRRGKAITGETLGFFFSLHIWILPAIMSAFMGMHFVMIRRTGISKPL; this is encoded by the coding sequence ATGAGTGTGATTCGACGCATCTACGGCTGGATTGACAACCGCTTCGACGTGACGCCCGAACTGGAAAAAAACGTCACGAAGAAGTGGGTGCCGCGCACGCTTTCGTGGGCGGGCTGCTTCGGCGGGCTGGCGTTCTTCACGTTCCTCGTGCAGGTGTTTACCGGAATGCTGCTGCTCATGTACTACAAGCCGCACCCGGAAAGCGCCTGGGACAGCGTGACGTTCATCAAGTCAAACGTGACCATGGGCTGGCTGGTGCAGCGCATTCACGCGGTGGCGGCGAACCTGATGATCGCGCTCGTGCTCATGCACATGGCTCGCATCGCCTACTACAAGATCTACCGGGCGCCGCGCGAGTTGCACTGGGTCAGCGGCGTGCTGCTGCTGCTGCTCACGACGATGATGGCATTTACGGGCTACCTGCTGCCGTGGACGCAGCTGAGCTACTGGGGCGCCAAGGTGGGTACGGAGATTCCCAGCGCCGTCCCCTTTCTCGGCGCGGGCATCGTGGAGTGGGTCCGCCGAGGCAAGGCGATCACGGGGGAGACTTTGGGGTTCTTCTTCTCGTTGCACATCTGGATTCTGCCGGCGATCATGAGCGCGTTCATGGGGATGCACTTTGTCATGATCCGCCGGACGGGGATTTCCAAGCCGCTTTGA
- a CDS encoding ubiquinol-cytochrome c reductase iron-sulfur subunit, whose protein sequence is MTMASDHVHDGPREPHDGGRRRFCQACIGGAAAITVGTVVYPIVAFLKLPVRLGESKPVQIPLDRLTPGQAYYADFHGQQVVVVMSEAGPRVFNASCTHLGCNVVWDTAHGNFHCPCHGAVFSGEGQVVSGPVSAPLVEIPFEVKEGNLIIS, encoded by the coding sequence ATGACCATGGCCAGCGATCACGTCCATGATGGGCCACGCGAACCGCATGACGGCGGCAGAAGGCGCTTCTGTCAGGCCTGCATCGGCGGCGCTGCGGCGATCACCGTCGGAACCGTGGTCTACCCGATCGTCGCGTTCCTCAAACTGCCCGTGCGGCTGGGTGAATCCAAGCCGGTGCAGATTCCGCTTGATCGGCTGACGCCGGGGCAGGCGTACTACGCCGACTTCCACGGCCAGCAGGTCGTGGTCGTGATGAGCGAAGCCGGGCCGCGTGTCTTCAACGCGTCGTGCACGCACCTGGGATGCAACGTGGTCTGGGACACGGCCCACGGCAACTTCCACTGCCCCTGCCACGGCGCCGTGTTCAGCGGCGAGGGCCAGGTCGTCAGCGGCCCCGTGAGCGCTCCGCTTGTTGAAATTCCGTTCGAAGTCAAGGAAGGCAATCTCATCATCTCCTGA
- a CDS encoding tetratricopeptide repeat protein, with product MRLDLLASAVRWGAVLTAAACIAAGSAAMPPRGSEAPPLVLADLDGNVFDAQSVQGRPYVLIFGELYHQPTREGCAVIERVLDDPRLAGDRIAPVLVIAQNASRLDLKTQAEALDFAGVVLHDPNRRAYEAYRVSVMPTVVVVGGDGRVIYSLAGVTPRMGDIVTDALLVGLGRLSVERFEAALHPDAASELSEVEIRAGRVTLLARQLARRGLDEMADEKYREAIALWPQSVEARLGLGRLNLKRHRIAEAEAQFRAVLAENPDLVEATLGVAYVQAVRGANELDQAETLVREVLDRDPTQPRAHYLMGMILEQRNKMPEAAASYKRAAELLLERQGAEQ from the coding sequence ATGAGACTCGATCTTCTTGCGTCCGCCGTGCGATGGGGCGCTGTGCTGACTGCGGCAGCGTGTATTGCGGCGGGAAGCGCCGCCATGCCGCCGCGCGGCTCGGAGGCGCCGCCGCTGGTGCTCGCGGACCTCGACGGCAACGTCTTCGACGCCCAGAGCGTGCAGGGCCGGCCGTATGTTCTGATCTTCGGCGAACTCTACCACCAGCCGACGCGCGAAGGATGCGCGGTGATCGAGCGCGTGCTCGATGATCCCCGGCTGGCGGGCGACCGCATCGCGCCCGTGCTGGTCATCGCCCAAAACGCATCGCGCCTCGATCTGAAGACGCAAGCTGAAGCGCTGGACTTTGCCGGCGTCGTGCTGCACGATCCGAACCGGCGGGCGTACGAAGCCTACCGCGTGAGCGTGATGCCCACGGTCGTGGTGGTCGGCGGCGACGGCCGGGTGATTTACAGCCTGGCAGGCGTCACGCCGCGCATGGGCGACATCGTGACGGACGCGCTGCTCGTCGGACTCGGGCGCCTGAGCGTGGAGCGATTTGAAGCGGCGCTTCACCCGGATGCAGCAAGCGAACTGAGCGAGGTGGAGATTCGCGCCGGTCGTGTAACGCTGCTGGCGCGGCAACTGGCGCGGCGCGGCCTCGACGAGATGGCCGACGAGAAGTACCGCGAGGCCATCGCGCTGTGGCCCCAGAGCGTCGAAGCGCGGCTCGGCCTCGGGCGGCTGAACCTGAAGCGCCATCGCATCGCCGAAGCCGAAGCGCAGTTTCGTGCCGTGCTGGCGGAGAATCCCGATCTCGTCGAAGCGACGCTCGGCGTGGCGTACGTGCAGGCGGTGCGCGGCGCCAACGAACTGGACCAGGCCGAGACGCTCGTGCGCGAAGTGCTCGACCGCGATCCGACCCAGCCCCGCGCGCACTACCTCATGGGCATGATCCTCGAACAGCGCAACAAGATGCCCGAGGCCGCCGCCAGTTACAAGCGGGCGGCTGAACTGCTGCTCGAGCGGCAGGGAGCGGAGCAATGA
- a CDS encoding cytochrome c3 family protein: MSPAWLAATAAGLLSHGVVIAEDAPPRPTTAVESCAQAGCHASTLDHKFVHGPAAQRKCDACHQYDEPREHTFKTINQDTLCSNCHLMEHRTVVHGPVANGQCTGCHDPHGSEHRMMLIADPTRGLCVSCHVHEEDPLVHVHGPVAAGACILCHEPHSSWKANLLVKDTNELCADCHTEVAQSGAGLHVHEAMEQGCTSCHNPHASPNPFMLRAATDELCATCHGEMMEKIDAAPVVHGAVHQANGCTGCHSPHSSTLPSLQKRPEPDTCLTCHSQPLVTGNGRTLTNMALLLHDSPDHHGPIRAGSCSSCHQPHAAENANLLVKTYPPEFYAAFDLDRYALCFTCHLPEMVTARSGIGVTRFREGDQNLHYLHVNQEKGRTCRACHEVHASKRPFHIREAVPFGSSGWMLEINFEAMDDGGRCSPGCHEEQSYARGDLSQAEPASVPEGGRQ; the protein is encoded by the coding sequence TTGTCACCGGCTTGGCTGGCGGCAACCGCGGCGGGGCTGCTGTCACACGGCGTTGTCATTGCCGAAGACGCACCTCCACGACCCACTACGGCCGTCGAATCCTGCGCCCAGGCAGGCTGCCACGCCTCCACGCTGGATCACAAGTTCGTCCACGGCCCGGCGGCGCAGCGCAAGTGCGACGCCTGCCACCAGTACGACGAGCCGCGAGAGCACACCTTCAAAACCATCAACCAGGACACGCTGTGCTCCAACTGCCACCTCATGGAGCATCGGACCGTCGTGCACGGGCCGGTGGCCAACGGACAGTGCACCGGCTGTCACGATCCGCACGGCTCGGAACACCGGATGATGCTCATCGCCGACCCGACGCGCGGATTGTGCGTGAGTTGCCACGTGCACGAAGAAGACCCGCTGGTGCACGTGCACGGCCCGGTCGCGGCCGGCGCGTGCATTCTCTGCCACGAGCCGCATTCTTCCTGGAAGGCGAACCTGCTCGTCAAGGACACGAACGAACTCTGCGCCGACTGCCACACCGAGGTGGCGCAGAGCGGCGCCGGGCTGCACGTGCACGAAGCGATGGAGCAGGGCTGCACGAGTTGCCACAACCCGCACGCCTCGCCCAACCCGTTCATGCTGCGCGCGGCGACTGATGAGCTATGCGCCACGTGCCACGGCGAAATGATGGAGAAGATCGATGCCGCGCCGGTGGTGCACGGCGCGGTCCACCAGGCCAACGGCTGCACCGGCTGCCACTCGCCGCACTCTTCGACGTTGCCCAGTCTCCAGAAACGGCCCGAGCCGGACACCTGCCTCACCTGTCACAGCCAGCCACTTGTAACGGGGAACGGCCGAACGCTGACGAACATGGCGCTGCTGCTGCACGACTCGCCGGACCATCACGGCCCGATTCGCGCCGGCTCGTGCTCGTCGTGCCATCAGCCGCACGCGGCTGAGAACGCGAACCTGCTCGTGAAGACGTATCCGCCCGAGTTCTACGCGGCGTTCGATCTTGATCGCTACGCGCTGTGCTTCACGTGCCACTTGCCGGAGATGGTGACGGCCAGATCGGGCATTGGTGTAACGCGATTCCGCGAGGGCGATCAGAATCTGCACTACCTGCATGTGAATCAGGAAAAGGGGCGGACCTGCCGGGCCTGCCACGAGGTGCACGCTTCCAAGCGGCCGTTCCACATCCGCGAGGCGGTGCCGTTCGGTTCGAGCGGCTGGATGCTCGAGATCAACTTTGAAGCGATGGATGATGGCGGGCGCTGCTCGCCGGGCTGCCATGAAGAACAGAGTTACGCCCGGGGTGATCTGTCGCAGGCCGAGCCCGCCAGTGTGCCCGAGGGAGGCCGCCAATGA
- a CDS encoding nuclear transport factor 2 family protein — protein MKHPLTVLTVALLITAPNFGAARPWQTPPGHPDVTPQGHPAVTDAPKPPPTDHPPIPAPPYATSVEVLVNTAFETISGGRGEARDWDKYRDLFFPDARLYSAQVMGDTAVVGGMTVDEFIAREQKYLEGSGYFEKPISLKIEEFGHIAQVRSVYESRRRAEDEAPYTRGVYSIQLVESGGRWWILNMLWQREDPQNPIPDEYLQ, from the coding sequence ATGAAACATCCGCTGACTGTTCTCACTGTCGCCCTGCTCATCACCGCGCCCAATTTCGGCGCTGCCCGACCCTGGCAGACGCCGCCGGGGCACCCGGACGTCACCCCGCAGGGCCACCCGGCCGTGACCGACGCGCCTAAGCCGCCGCCCACGGACCATCCGCCGATTCCGGCCCCGCCGTACGCGACATCCGTCGAAGTCCTCGTCAACACCGCGTTCGAAACGATCTCGGGGGGGCGGGGCGAAGCGCGCGACTGGGACAAGTACCGCGATCTCTTCTTCCCCGATGCGCGTCTGTACAGTGCGCAGGTGATGGGCGACACCGCCGTCGTGGGCGGCATGACCGTCGATGAATTCATCGCCCGCGAGCAGAAGTACCTCGAAGGCTCGGGGTACTTTGAGAAGCCCATCAGTCTGAAAATCGAAGAATTCGGCCACATCGCGCAGGTGCGCAGCGTCTATGAATCGCGCCGCCGCGCCGAAGACGAAGCGCCCTACACACGGGGCGTCTACAGCATTCAGCTCGTCGAGTCGGGCGGCAGGTGGTGGATCCTCAACATGCTCTGGCAGCGCGAAGACCCGCAGAATCCGATCCCGGACGAGTATCTGCAGTAG
- a CDS encoding sigma-54-dependent Fis family transcriptional regulator, with amino-acid sequence MPKSILIAEDEQVLRESLAELLTQEGYEVVAAPDGKAAQAAAIERPFDLVLSDIRMPEMDGITLLGHLARLAPQTPVIMLTAFGTVDSAVKAMQAGAVDYLLKPVQFDDLLLRIKRAIEHGELARSNQRMTDQLAAESSFHNLVGESAPMKRLFGLVHKLAAVKSTVLLLGESGTGKELFARAIHYNGITRDKAFVAVNCGAIPETLIASELFGHRKGSFTGATADRAGYFEAANGGTLFLDEISTLPLGTQSMLLRVLEERVVVPVGDTKPRPVDVRIIAATNRDLREMVAAGQFREDVMYRLDVVKLELPPLRHRREDIPLLVHHFLQKYASQMSKRVPGITNGAMRALLNHDWPGNIRELENVIERAVIFAEGDELGVHDLPFKGVEEPEPGEELREALRQFERQHILYCLRRHEFDKTTTAEHLGIGLSSLYRKMDELGIAKQPE; translated from the coding sequence ATGCCAAAGTCGATTCTGATTGCCGAAGATGAACAGGTGCTGCGCGAGTCGCTGGCCGAACTGCTCACGCAGGAGGGCTACGAGGTGGTCGCGGCGCCGGATGGGAAAGCCGCCCAGGCCGCCGCCATCGAGCGGCCGTTCGATCTCGTGCTGTCGGACATCCGCATGCCCGAGATGGATGGCATCACACTGCTTGGCCATCTGGCGCGCCTCGCGCCGCAGACGCCGGTAATCATGCTGACCGCCTTCGGCACCGTGGACAGCGCCGTCAAGGCCATGCAGGCGGGGGCCGTCGATTACCTGCTCAAACCGGTGCAATTCGATGATCTGCTGCTGCGGATCAAGCGGGCCATCGAACACGGCGAATTGGCTCGCAGCAACCAGCGAATGACCGACCAGCTCGCGGCCGAGAGTTCATTTCACAACCTCGTGGGCGAGTCGGCCCCGATGAAGCGGCTTTTCGGGCTGGTGCACAAACTCGCCGCCGTCAAGAGCACGGTGCTGCTGCTGGGAGAGTCGGGCACCGGCAAGGAACTGTTCGCACGCGCCATCCATTACAACGGCATCACGCGCGACAAGGCCTTTGTCGCCGTCAATTGCGGTGCCATTCCCGAGACCCTCATCGCCTCGGAACTCTTCGGCCACCGCAAGGGCTCGTTCACCGGCGCCACGGCAGACCGCGCGGGCTACTTCGAAGCGGCCAACGGTGGCACGCTGTTTCTCGATGAGATCTCGACGCTCCCGCTGGGGACGCAGAGCATGCTGCTGCGCGTGCTCGAAGAGCGCGTGGTCGTTCCTGTAGGCGACACCAAGCCGCGACCTGTGGATGTGCGCATCATCGCCGCAACCAACCGCGATCTGCGCGAAATGGTCGCCGCCGGTCAGTTTCGCGAAGACGTCATGTACCGCCTGGACGTGGTGAAACTGGAACTGCCGCCGCTGCGCCACCGCCGCGAGGACATCCCCCTGCTCGTGCACCACTTCCTGCAGAAGTACGCATCGCAGATGAGCAAGCGCGTTCCCGGCATCACCAACGGCGCGATGCGGGCGCTGCTCAATCATGACTGGCCCGGCAACATCCGCGAACTCGAAAACGTCATCGAGCGCGCCGTGATCTTCGCCGAAGGCGACGAGTTGGGGGTACACGATCTGCCCTTCAAGGGAGTCGAAGAACCCGAGCCTGGCGAAGAACTGCGCGAGGCGCTGCGCCAGTTCGAGCGGCAGCACATCCTCTACTGCCTCCGCCGACACGAGTTCGACAAGACCACCACCGCCGAGCACCTGGGCATCGGCCTGTCGAGCCTCTATCGCAAAATGGATGAACTCGGCATCGCCAAACAACCCGAATAA
- a CDS encoding nitrous oxide-stimulated promoter family protein, with protein sequence MSLSTANRTFRLPVLRSDASEDRKLRKDLRLLGLFIEMYCSANHQNRESEKAPITAAGWEDVMRRPPVLCPQCARLLQHAWVKRATCPFDPKPACKHCPSHCYHPTYRQQIREVMRESGKRIVLRGRLDYLLKLLF encoded by the coding sequence ATGAGCCTTTCAACCGCCAATCGCACTTTTCGCCTGCCGGTGCTCCGATCAGACGCTTCGGAGGACCGGAAACTCCGCAAAGACCTGAGGCTGCTGGGTCTCTTTATTGAGATGTACTGCAGCGCGAATCACCAGAATCGAGAAAGTGAGAAAGCGCCGATCACGGCGGCGGGGTGGGAGGACGTGATGCGCCGGCCGCCGGTGCTCTGCCCGCAGTGCGCCCGTCTGCTGCAGCACGCCTGGGTGAAACGGGCGACGTGTCCGTTTGACCCCAAGCCGGCGTGCAAGCACTGCCCGAGCCACTGCTATCACCCGACCTACCGGCAGCAGATCCGCGAGGTGATGCGCGAGTCGGGCAAGCGGATCGTCCTGCGCGGCCGGCTGGACTACCTGCTCAAGCTGCTCTTTTGA